The sequence CTACTTGGAAATCCCAAATTCAaccccatcctcttccccatcctcaGCTTGCCCAAAACCAAAACCACAACCAAACCCAAAGCCAAATGAGACGACCCCCGCCACAAGGCCCTCGTGCTTCTCTCCGCGGTGAGCGCGAGCGTGAATTTGAGTCGCCCAGAGATAGAGGACAGAGACAGTATCCACCTCATCTCGAACCTCGGCGTGGCCAGCCCCAGCCCCAGCAGCAGCCCCAGCAGCAGATGGGTAGAGATCAAGatcgagaaagagaaagggaaaccCAAaccaaggaggaaagacaTGCCGGCGCGAGACCTGCTACACCCCCTCTCcccccccttcctcctacagctgcagctgcagcgACACTTGCGCCTGTACCCGCGGGCATAAACGTCGACACTACAGCGAGTGCCACCGACGGTGGCGGTGATGACGACGGTAGAACGAACATGTCTTTATCGATCAACGGAGCAAACAAGCGACGGAGGGAAGGTGGTGTGGGGTCGGGGTCCGATTCGGCGCGTCTCGGGCAGGGGGATGGAtatgtggaagaagatggaggagtgaggaagaagaagggtaggAATgataaagatggaaaggtgGACACCGAGACGTCAACATCGATCTCGACGTCAGCATCGACGGGGACAGGGACGGTTGGAGCCGGTTCGGCATTGTTAGCGCGTATGACAGGTGGAGGGGGGAGGCTGCATACCCCACCACCTATGACTCAACCCCagcctctgcctctgcccCAACATCAAAAAGCCCAGCAAACcaagcaacagcagcagcagcaaccgAAATTATCACTTCGTGACCGACTCGGTCCATCcatcacttcttcctcagcccTTAGTGAGGGTCATAATATGTCGGCGCTTGATAGACTTGCTTTAGGAGGTAAACCTACTTCTTCACCTGCGGCGGCTGGCAGTGGTACAACGTCAGGGACAAACAAACCCGCACAGCCCAATACACTGACTATCGCCGGGCACGCCAATACAGCTCAGGCCCAAGCCCAGGTCCAAGCCCAAGCCCAGTCTACTGACACCGCGTCGCAAAGGGATGGCGCGGACCAAgcctccatttccaaacCAAAAAGCATCAAGATCCGACGTGACAACCGTCCTGCCCCTACCACCCTCTTTCACCGCAACTACTCTTCCAACGGCGGCAATATAGGGCGTGAAGAggcaggagaaggagaaacagaagaagaagaggaggatgaaccGGTAGtaaggaaaggaagagggtttgTtgcgaaagaagaggatgtggtGATGTTTGAGCCTCCAAAAGAAGGTGTGCACCAGGGGACAAGGATTCGTCAGTCTGGCGCGGGGGGTTATGGAAGCGGTGTTCAAGGGGTGTGGAGAGCGAATACGAGTTGGTTACcgcctgctgctgctgctcagcgaggacgaggaggcGCGGGACCGGGGTTAGGGATGGCGAGAGGTATGTTTGGGGCTCGGGGTACTGCTGCGAGGCGGTGAGGGGGAGTTTGCAATAGCTCTTGAATTTGGAATGTGACAGTATATTTTACTTGTTATAGTGATGATCTGGAAGATTTCAGATGTAGGAAAGCaatgagatgatgatttgcCTCTGATTATGGGTATTTCATGATAGCATTTTGATAGAAAAGAAACCTATAACTAATGCTGAAAGATTACACGTGTACACGCTGCTGTAGAAAGAAATATGACTGCCTGACACCCTTTATTCAATGTGAAGATGTTATAGAGCCCATAATAAACCCGAAAAAGCCTAGCGATCCGCTTTCCCCCTCGTATTGTAACGTCGTTTTCGTGAAGAAAAAACACCACACATATCCTATACGCTATTACGCCTTACTATCCCCGCCTTTCGTCTGCTTtgccttctccacctttgcCTGATTCGTCTTGGCCACCGCATAAACAATCCCACTCACGCCTCCAACCAAGATAGCGCTCACGTTCCCGAAATTCATGGGGTCCCCAAAGAACAAGATGCCGCTCGCCGCGACGGGCAGCTTGTTCAGAGCACCGACGAGGGAGTATGTCGTCGCGCCACAGATACGGACACACCATGCGGTGGAGtaggagatgaagacggCGGCGGCGCCGGAAAAGGCGATagcggaaagaagaaaggttCGACCTTCTTCGGGGCTGTAAAAATAAGTGTGTGTCAGTTTGAAAGGAGGCGGAAGATTatgagaaaaaaaaacgtaCAAATTgcgagagaaagaggcagcTCCCCAGTCttcgatgatgagagaaaagacaaaCAAAACAGGGATAGAAAGCAAGTTGTTGTAAAACATTGAATCCCAATCTTTGAATCCAGTCACCTTGATACGTTTCCTCATAAAGAGAACATAGCCGGCCGAAGCCAAGCAGTTGACAAACATCCACAAGTAACCCACGTTCATCGTATCCAGCACTGTGCTGCTTGAGAGGGGAACGTCTGCACCAGAGATGGGGTCCACAACGGCGACACCGGCTGATAATCTCGCGAGGGTGGTGGAAATGTCGGCCCATGCAGCGATGACGGATGAACCGACcatgaggaagaatgaacaAAGAGTGAGAGGAGTGACGTGCCCGCCAAACCAGATGACTTCGCCATaggcgatgaggatgatagTAAGGTTCTTGAAAATTCTGCGGGTGATTTGATTTAGTTGATTGCTTTAATTGCGTACTCGGTGGGATACGAGACAAAAGGGACTTACGTATAAACGGGGATGGACAGGAATTGAAGCGATTTTGAGCCAGTGTAAATTACGGCGACGAGAAGAGACGACACGGGGAACCACGCTTTGGCATCGTTCAGGTCCCAGTCACGGACTGTTGAAGCGTTAGGTTGAGCCAGAGAACGGAGGACGAGGGAGTACCGTACAGTTGATGACGCCTATACGCTTGGCGAACCATACACAGGCGACACAGACAAATGATTGGATAGCAAGGACTTTTCCGTGCCATCTGGCGATCAGTtacaaaaaaagaatgatTTCGAGATGGACTCACGTAAAAATGTCATTGTAAACTGTCGACCAGACACCACAAACTTGTTCACAACAGTCATCATAATAGATGCAACACAATAATTCAGGATGGGGAGCACTACTCTTATCCGTCAGCACCATTCACGAACGACGAGCTCCACATCAAGTGCCGAGTGATCTCGCACACCCGTTCAAAATTGAGCACTCACCAACTGTGCTCGCAGGCATGCctgcctcctccttcttggccttctccACACCATCCTGGGCTTTCAGCAACGCTTCTTGTACTTCGCGTTCTGCCCTCagtctctctttctcgtcCTTCGCACCATGCCCTCCTGGGGAAGACGCGTCGTACGCGGCCGACGCCAGGTTAGTGTACGAGCCTCTAGGCGAGAGGCCCAGAGGGGTATGTGgacgagaggaggagggggtgTAGGAGGCCATGACTTCGAGCGGggatagagaagaagaagaagaaggagaagatgtaaTTTTTAAAGGAAATATATATGTTTTGATATTCGGGGAACAAGGTTTTTGCATTGTTCGGATCTTCACGCTGAAAGTCCGTGCCTCGCGTGTACCTAGCCCCGTGCCTAAAAAGTAAACAGCCGAACAAGGAAATATTCTTAAATCGTgtctgtttttttttcttcgctGGAATTTTACACAAAGCCATCGTCTTTTGGCCCTGTGTCGTTGGTCCGAATGTATTCGCAAAGGGTGCGCGATCCATACAGTCGCCTTCTTGGGACATCGGTCATGATCGTACAGCGATTCGGGGCATCTCAATCCATCGGCTCGCGATTCCAGCAATCCATTACTACAGGAATATGACTCACAAATAGATCAATTTACTAACGAATCCACAAACACAATCACCAGCTGTGCGTCCTCATGCtctgctttttcttccataGAGCTGTAGTGATGAGGCATAAGAGTTGTCTACAGAGAGGCATTGAGCTCAGGCAGGGGCCAGCCAAGACCCAGATTTGAGGCATCAACCCCTAGATTCGTaaaatggaggagggaggtAAGTGGCTGGCTAGGTCATAGAGATAGTTTCCATGTGGCGGTTGTATCTCATTTTCACTTGCCtcaccagcagcaacaagACCGAACAACCGAGAGAATCCCGAGATGGCATAGAGATCGCTCAATTGCTAACTGCTCAATTGCTAACTGGACGTTTCTCGTGCCTGCTGCTACATGCATTTTCCCCTCATatcttcccacccttcGACGATGTGGTTGAAAGGGAGAGCAGTAGCGTATGCATAGCCATATGTGATATAGACAAGTAGATAGTACCAAAAAACCAGCACTTTTGTTTCATCTTCGGTTTTCTTGACACTTTTTGCAGGTTCATTATCGCAATTTCATGATGTCGATTAATAGAGCAAGAAGCATAAGACTAGGGTATTTAAAAAATGCATTATTCATCTTGAGCtgcttgcccttctttcgTCGTAGAGATATAAAGTGCTGAtatcatctcttcaacatcGGCGAGTTCAAGTGAGTCGACTACGTTCAGAGGCTTAGAAAATGTATCCTCAAAATGCTAACATGATGCATACAATCCAGTTACCCCGAAAATTGTATTATACAAACTGAACACCAAACCCTCCTTACTACGTAATCTTTGGCGTTTCAGACTTTGGGACGAAGGGTATTCAGAGCGGAACCAGCCTTGAACCTATGAAGAAACATGTCTCAGTTCACTGAATCACCTTCTATGAAACAAATACACTGCACTCACCATGTGATCTGACGGTCAGTTAAAGAGTGGAACAATTCAATCTGAATGGGTTCTTGCCCTGCGTTGGTGTAAGTGAGGTAAACAATGCTTCCAGGGGCCAAGCCTTGCAGGTTAGACAGTTTGAGCTAGAATGAGGATCATTGATTCAGCTGGTTGCTTCTCACTATGTAATCTTATCTTCAGCTCACCTGCGCTCCTGGCATAATCTTGTCATAATCAGTCGAGTCACGGAAGAAAAGCGGCAAGAGACCTTGCTTTTTTAAATTCTGAAGAAACCAGAACCGTTAATTAGCTTTTGTACACCGCAAAGTGGAGAAACCAAGGTAGAACTCATTGTCTCGTGTATACGGGCCATTGAGCGCGCAATGACAGCAAAACCGCCCATATACCGAGGCGATAAAGCGGCAGCTTCACGAGATGAGCCTTCCCCATAGTTATCGCCCGCCACGATAGCCCACTTCCGGTTGGAGTCACGGTAGTACCTTTTACCCGAGGATCAGTATGTGTACAAAAGGGTAAGTCACTCACTCGGCAGTAGAGGGGACAGTTCCAAATTCTCCGGTATCTACGTTTCGTACAGAGTTGGTTTTGCCCTAAAGTTCCGAGTTGATCAGTAACGAGCCTATGAACTATGAAAGCGTCTACATGAATCCCCTGAAACTcacattctcatcattgATTGCGCCAATCAAAAGGTTTTCTGTGTATGGTCAGTTATGCTCATACAAGAGCCAGAGAAACTGACGAGATATGTTCTGTAGATGCCCCCTATATTTGTACCAAGGCCCAGCAGCAGAAATATGGTCCGTTGCTTCAACAAGTTCCATGAGAGTCAGAAAGCTGGGTCTTGAACTGTCGAGTAAAAGCCGCACTCACTGCACTTGCCCCTCACTTTAATCATCATGGTCAAATCTTgttcatcctttccatcccatGCCTCGAATGGCTTAATGAGCTGAATCCTGTTAGAATTTGGATCTACCGCCAAATCAACGCTCGATCCGTCCACGGGTGGCTCATCATAGAATTGCAAAGTGCGCTCGTAACCCTTCTCGGGTAGGGGAGGtccttgaggaggagagaaacgGAAGTGAGTGCCGTCGGATAGCTGAATGTTATCCTTGATAGGGTTGAAATTCAAATCTCCTGCGAACGCCATTGCGGTTACGAGCTATTCTCGGTCAGCTTTAGTTCTTTCATATTGCGCTTCATGGCGGATTCACCTCTGGACTAGCAACAAAAGAGTGTGTTCCGGGATTGCCATCCTGCCGACCGATGAAATTGCGGTTGAATGAAGAGACAACTAGTCAAAATTTAGCTTTGGTCTTTGTAGCTCACTATATCATCTCACTCGTGTTCTTCgtgcccttcttcatcgatgGCCTCTCCCACTGACCGACACAGGCCCCGCACGCATTCGCTAAGACCATTCCCCCGGCCTTCTGCAGTTCCTCCAAAACTCCATCTCTTGAAACGGTGGATCGAATTTCCTCGGACCCTGGACTTATGAAAAATTCGGTTTTCGCTTTAAGGCCCGCCTGTGTAGCCTGTTTAGCAATAGAGGCGGCTCGGGATAGATCTTCGTAAGATGAATTGGTGCAGGATCCGATGAGAGCTGCACTGATGTCTGTTGGCCAGTCGGTATTCTTAACGGCTTCACCCATGCCAGAAATTGGCCAGGAGAGATCAGGAGTGAAAGGACCATTGATGTGGGGTTCGAGTTCGGACAAATTCTAACGAGTTGCGCATGAGCTATGATTCATGGAGCAAACCATGCGTTTGGAGTCCATACTTACAATATCAATTAATCTGTCATATACCGCATTCTCATCTGCCTTCAA is a genomic window of Cryptococcus tetragattii IND107 chromosome 7, whole genome shotgun sequence containing:
- a CDS encoding aconitate hydratase, mitochondrial, with the protein product MLRLIRTLQPLQRRGLATINSRIQGSPLEPSTFIDYEKVSQQIAQVRKRHGKPLTLAEKILYGHLEDPNAQELKRGTSQLRLRPKRVALHDANAQMALLQYMTTGIPRVRVPTSVHTDHLITAREGAGPDMDRAIAANKEVYDFLQTACAKYGIAFWKPGAGILHQVIFEQYAYPGGLMIGSDSHTPNAAGLGMLGIGVGGMEAVDVMAGLAYEVKHPNIIGVNLTGKLGPWSTTKDIILKLASILTVRGGTGSIIEYFGSGAESLSATGMGTIGNMGAEVGATCSVFPFNQGMADYLELTGRSTIARAAENYRDDLKADENAVYDRLIDINLSELEPHINGPFTPDLSWPISGMGEAVKNTDWPTDISAALIGSCTNSSYEDLSRAASIAKQATQAGLKAKTEFFISPGSEEIRSTVSRDGVLEELQKAGGMVLANACGACVGQWERPSMKKGTKNTIVSSFNRNFIGRQDGNPGTHSFVASPELVTAMAFAGDLNFNPIKDNIQLSDGTHFRFSPPQGPPLPEKGYERTLQFYDEPPVDGSSVDLAVDPNSNRIQLIKPFEAWDGKDEQDLTMMIKVRGKCTTDHISAAGPWYKYRGHLQNISQNLLIGAINDENGKTNSVRNVDTGEFGTVPSTAEYYRDSNRKWAIVAGDNYGEGSSREAAALSPRYMGGFAVIARSMARIHETMSSTLNLKKQGLLPLFFRDSTDYDKIMPGAQLKLSNLQGLAPGSIVYLTYTNAGQEPIQIELFHSLTDRQITWFKAGSALNTLRPKV
- a CDS encoding GDP-mannose transporter 2 gives rise to the protein MASYTPSSSRPHTPLGLSPRGSYTNLASAAYDASSPGGHGAKDEKERLRAEREVQEALLKAQDGVEKAKKEEAGMPASTVVLPILNYCVASIMMTVVNKFVVSGRQFTMTFLLLAIQSFVCVACVWFAKRIGVINFRDWDLNDAKAWFPVSSLLVAVIYTGSKSLQFLSIPVYTIFKNLTIILIAYGEVIWFGGHVTPLTLCSFFLMVGSSVIAAWADISTTLARLSAGVAVVDPISGADVPLSSSTVLDTMNVGYLWMFVNCLASAGYVLFMRKRIKVTGFKDWDSMFYNNLLSIPVLFVFSLIIEDWGAASFSRNFPEEGRTFLLSAIAFSGAAAVFISYSTAWCVRICGATTYSLVGALNKLPVAASGILFFGDPMNFGNVSAILVGGVSGIVYAVAKTNQAKVEKAKQTKGGDSKA